The Porites lutea chromosome 7, jaPorLute2.1, whole genome shotgun sequence genome includes the window ttgggaaCCTAATACAGATACATTGAATTGATTACACGAAAAGCTTGAGGTTTGAAAGGGGACTTTGCCCTAGCTTAACGAAAGGCATTAAATCCCCTTTTTATTGCCGCTATCTTGTGGGTAAAATTCACTAGAAGTGCACTAAAACTGGATCGTGTCCTGTTGCTTTGACAAATTTCATAAAATCTTCAGGTTTTAATCCTGTCGTGGCTTCGTTGGTCATTGGGTGGAAGTTCACTTGCTCATGATTGTCCTCGACAAAGCTTGCGTCTAGTAAAAAGGTCACTTCTTGTTGAGTGTCGTTAAACAAGGACAAGGGTGTTACGCAACCTTGTCCAACTCCAAGTTTCTCCAACATAATCGCCTCATCCGCGAAACGAAAGCCTCCACTTGCGCCGACCTTCTTGGCAAGATCATTCAGGTTTACTTCGCGAGAGGCAAGAGCTGTGACAAGCCATAATCGtttcttctttttgtctttGAGGAAGAGGTTCTTGCTATGAGCGCCAGGGAGATGTCCAACATAGGGCATCATGGCTTCCACAGTGAAGACTGCGGGATGTTCAGTCGTCTCTGAAGTGATTCCCAGATTTTCAAGGTATTCCATCAACTCTTTTCGCCCACCTGGCATTTTTTTGATCACTTCCTGGATGTTTTGGAAACTCGCTTGTAAAATTAAGGTTACCGGAATCTCAAAATCGAGTGACGAGGAGACGTGAAATATAACGTCATGTACCATACCCTTTCGTGTCTTCCTTGCACTGAATTGGTGTCGGGGATGGGTGGGTCATTATGCTCCGGAGCGACTTATAGTTTCAGAAAGTTGGTACAGCACTGAAAATAAGAACCGTCCCAGCCGTCCTTGGATGTAATACAGATAATGTGTTACTATTCACggtcaacaaaagcaaaagcaagcaaaaaagaaaaaatgtttcagCTGTCAAG containing:
- the LOC140943048 gene encoding prolyl-tRNA synthetase associated domain-containing protein 1-like; protein product: MPGGRKELMEYLENLGITSETTEHPAVFTVEAMMPYVGHLPGAHSKNLFLKDKKKKRLWLVTALASREVNLNDLAKKVGASGGFRFADEAIMLEKLGVGQGCVTPLSLFNDTQQEVTFLLDASFVEDNHEQVNFHPMTNEATTGLKPEDFMKFVKATGHDPVLVHF